Proteins from a single region of Candidatus Puniceispirillum marinum IMCC1322:
- a CDS encoding type 2 periplasmic-binding domain-containing protein: MVAGVTSAAAVDFSGKTIEWTIPFSETGGSAKWANFFAPMLSENLPGKPNVVVKFMPGAGSTKGANWFQDEKHTDGTVMFGSSGSTQFPYLLGDPRVRYEYADWNPVMASGTGGVAYLNAEAGAKFDGTANNLKGMTFVYGNQGATRLDLIPALAWKMLGMKVEHVMGVKGRGDGRKMFEAGEATIDYQTSSSYLKSSAMLVKEGKAVAMMTWGAIDANGNIVRDPTFPDMPTFKEVCDATDGCETSGPAWDAWKSFFIAGFPSQKIAFLPAGTPQDVIDAYTTAFAKIKARSDFAEISAKRLGKYPMFIGAEASKALQGAITVSPSAKTYVTDWLQAEFGVSLN; the protein is encoded by the coding sequence ATGGTTGCGGGCGTTACGTCTGCCGCCGCAGTCGATTTTTCAGGCAAGACAATCGAATGGACGATTCCGTTTTCCGAGACAGGTGGCTCTGCCAAATGGGCTAACTTCTTTGCCCCAATGTTGAGTGAAAACCTGCCGGGCAAGCCGAATGTTGTTGTGAAATTTATGCCAGGTGCTGGTTCAACCAAAGGTGCTAACTGGTTCCAAGACGAAAAGCACACAGATGGAACAGTGATGTTTGGTTCTTCGGGTTCAACACAATTCCCATATCTGCTTGGCGACCCGCGCGTACGCTATGAATATGCTGACTGGAACCCAGTTATGGCATCAGGCACAGGCGGTGTTGCTTATTTGAACGCTGAAGCGGGTGCCAAATTTGATGGTACAGCTAATAATCTTAAAGGCATGACATTTGTTTATGGTAATCAGGGCGCGACCCGTCTCGATCTGATTCCGGCACTTGCATGGAAAATGCTTGGCATGAAAGTAGAACATGTCATGGGCGTAAAGGGTCGTGGTGATGGCCGCAAGATGTTTGAAGCTGGCGAAGCCACAATCGACTATCAGACATCATCTTCATATTTGAAAAGCTCGGCAATGCTTGTAAAAGAAGGCAAAGCTGTTGCGATGATGACATGGGGCGCTATTGACGCAAATGGCAATATTGTCCGTGATCCTACATTCCCTGATATGCCTACTTTCAAGGAAGTTTGTGATGCGACTGACGGTTGTGAAACTTCGGGTCCTGCATGGGATGCATGGAAGTCATTCTTCATCGCCGGTTTTCCATCACAGAAGATCGCCTTCCTTCCTGCGGGTACACCACAGGACGTGATTGATGCCTACACAACGGCTTTCGCAAAGATCAAGGCGCGTTCAGACTTTGCCGAAATTTCAGCCAAGCGCCTTGGTAAATATCCAATGTTTATTGGTGCAGAAGCTTCAAAAGCGCTTCAGGGTGCCATCACTGTTTCACCATCAGCCAAAACATATGTAACCGACTGGCTACAGGCTGAATTTGGTGTTTCGCTTAACTAA
- a CDS encoding 4-oxalomesaconate tautomerase, translating to MQTGIPFIFMRGGSSRGPYFNQANLPEDRDTLSEVLLAAIGSGHPLNIDGIGGGNAVTTKVAMLSRSHDDWADIDYFFAQVSVEDRLVDYKPTCGNIMTAVGPAALEMGLMPMTEGVTEIRIRAVNTGARVVAKVQIRNGQVTYEGDASIDGVPGTAAPVELNFMDVAGSSTGAFLPTGNLQDEFDGIPVTCMDVAMPMVIARAVDFGLKGTESRDELDANKDFFAKMESVRLAAGLEMGLGDCSQSVTPKFGLVAPVADDGAIGTRYFMPWSTHPTMAVTGSQCLASCALTPGTVADGMMALPNERPARVTLHHPMGKMEVMVDFDLEGETFNHKSAGMVRTARKLAEGTLFVPASIWGGA from the coding sequence ATGCAAACAGGAATTCCTTTCATTTTCATGCGCGGCGGTTCATCGCGTGGTCCTTATTTCAATCAGGCGAATTTGCCAGAGGATCGTGATACGCTAAGCGAAGTATTGCTGGCCGCAATAGGGTCGGGTCACCCGCTGAATATTGATGGTATCGGTGGCGGTAACGCGGTCACAACAAAGGTGGCGATGCTGTCACGCTCGCATGATGACTGGGCTGACATAGACTATTTCTTTGCCCAAGTCAGTGTCGAAGACCGGCTGGTTGATTACAAACCGACCTGCGGCAATATCATGACCGCGGTTGGTCCGGCAGCATTAGAGATGGGATTGATGCCAATGACCGAGGGTGTCACAGAAATCAGGATCAGGGCGGTGAATACGGGCGCCCGCGTAGTGGCCAAAGTTCAGATCAGAAATGGTCAGGTAACCTATGAAGGCGACGCCAGCATAGACGGGGTACCGGGCACCGCCGCACCGGTTGAGCTGAATTTCATGGATGTTGCCGGATCATCAACAGGGGCGTTTTTGCCGACAGGAAACCTGCAGGATGAATTTGACGGCATTCCGGTTACCTGTATGGATGTGGCCATGCCAATGGTGATTGCGAGGGCAGTCGATTTCGGGCTGAAGGGCACAGAAAGCAGGGACGAGCTTGATGCCAATAAGGATTTCTTTGCAAAGATGGAATCGGTGCGTCTGGCGGCTGGCCTGGAGATGGGACTTGGCGATTGTAGCCAAAGCGTGACGCCAAAATTTGGTCTGGTCGCGCCTGTTGCCGATGATGGTGCCATTGGAACGCGCTATTTTATGCCATGGTCAACGCACCCGACAATGGCTGTTACTGGCAGCCAATGTTTGGCGTCATGCGCTTTGACACCGGGTACGGTAGCTGACGGGATGATGGCTTTGCCTAATGAACGTCCGGCGCGTGTTACATTGCATCATCCAATGGGCAAGATGGAAGTCATGGTCGATTTCGATCTTGAAGGGGAAACGTTTAACCATAAATCTGCTGGCATGGTGCGTACCGCACGAAAGCTGGCCGAAGGAACATTATTTGTGCCAGCCAGCATATGGGGCGGGGCATGA
- a CDS encoding SH3-like domain-containing protein encodes MTSQHIFKVADYVHVVNCQMHKHHRVPMYLKGKTGQITAILGAYANPEKLSFFDTKSGDISVYRVCFSHAHLWGGEGVDEVFADLMETWIEPVKETQ; translated from the coding sequence ATGACTAGCCAGCATATTTTCAAAGTTGCTGATTATGTTCACGTTGTAAATTGCCAGATGCATAAGCACCACCGTGTGCCAATGTATCTGAAAGGAAAAACTGGACAAATCACTGCCATTTTAGGGGCCTATGCGAATCCAGAAAAGCTATCTTTCTTTGACACAAAGAGTGGTGATATTTCGGTCTATAGAGTCTGCTTTTCGCATGCCCATTTATGGGGTGGCGAAGGCGTGGATGAAGTATTTGCCGATTTGATGGAAACCTGGATAGAGCCTGTAAAGGAGACGCAATGA
- a CDS encoding isocitrate/isopropylmalate dehydrogenase family protein — protein sequence MTLSPRHLLCLPGDGIGPEIMRATLAVLDAVTPILTRPIMLEHAEIGFASLGTHGTTITNDLIARTKQADGVILGPVSHNEYPPVDEGGLNPSGVLRKALDLYANMRPAKSWHGLVPHNGKSIDVLVARENIEGFYADRNMYEGSGEFMPVPGVALAIRRITTEASRNIALAAFEAAQRRPVKKVTAIHKANVMRLSDGVFLDAVRAVAKFYPEITYDEVLIDAAAALLVREPERFDVIVTTNMFGDIISDLASELSGSLGLAGSLNIGSKHVAAQAQHGSAPDIAGQDKANPTSLILSLAMLLDHFGEAKAASSITTAIATVLADPSSCTMDIGGTLGTTEFTTELIAYIKAKE from the coding sequence ATGACACTGTCCCCGCGTCATCTACTGTGTTTGCCTGGTGATGGCATTGGCCCCGAAATCATGCGCGCTACACTAGCCGTTCTGGATGCTGTGACACCTATATTGACCAGACCCATTATGCTGGAACATGCCGAGATTGGGTTTGCCTCACTCGGTACGCATGGTACGACAATTACCAATGATTTAATCGCGCGTACGAAACAGGCTGATGGCGTTATTCTGGGGCCGGTATCGCATAATGAATATCCGCCTGTTGATGAGGGCGGATTGAATCCGTCTGGCGTGTTGCGCAAGGCACTTGATCTATATGCGAATATGCGGCCAGCCAAATCATGGCATGGGCTTGTCCCCCATAATGGCAAATCCATTGATGTGCTGGTAGCGCGTGAAAATATCGAAGGGTTTTATGCTGACCGAAATATGTATGAAGGTAGCGGTGAATTTATGCCCGTACCGGGGGTGGCATTGGCTATCCGCCGGATCACCACTGAAGCATCACGTAATATCGCGCTGGCAGCGTTCGAGGCGGCACAAAGGCGGCCAGTCAAGAAGGTAACCGCCATTCACAAGGCAAATGTGATGCGATTATCCGATGGTGTGTTCCTTGATGCTGTGCGCGCGGTAGCAAAATTCTATCCAGAAATTACCTATGATGAGGTGCTGATTGATGCGGCCGCGGCTTTGCTGGTGCGTGAACCGGAACGGTTTGATGTAATTGTGACAACAAATATGTTTGGTGACATCATCTCGGATCTGGCTTCTGAGCTGTCGGGCAGTCTTGGTTTGGCCGGATCGTTAAATATCGGTTCCAAACATGTGGCGGCGCAAGCGCAACATGGGTCTGCCCCTGATATAGCTGGACAAGACAAGGCCAACCCGACATCACTGATACTATCTTTGGCGATGTTACTGGATCATTTTGGCGAGGCAAAAGCGGCTAGTAGCATAACCACGGCAATCGCTACTGTTCTTGCTGATCCATCATCATGTACAATGGATATTGGTGGTACATTGGGTACCACGGAATTTACCACGGAATTGATAGCCTACATCAAGGCCAAAGAGTGA
- a CDS encoding molybdopterin-containing oxidoreductase family protein, producing the protein MTKIRHSEKSLETNINFKTVCPHDCPSACGLEVQISDTKEVLRVRGAIDQTYTDGVICAKVSRYKERLYHPERLTTPLRRIGRKGENKFEKISWDEALAEIVFRFTSIEATHGAKSIWLYYFAGTMGLLMRDGINRLSRAKGYSGMHGTICVTPSWTGFKAGTGLIAGVDPREMAESDCVVLWGTNPVSTQVNVMRHAVKARKTRGAKIVHIDVYHNATSRQADMALIIRPGTDAALACAVMHILFRDGLADLDYLAEYADQPEEFAAHLQSKTPQWASEITGLDVSEIEAFATLVGSTPRTYFRLGYGFARQRNGAVNMHAALCIATVTGAWQHKGGGAFHNNTNIYGWNKTLIEGLDMPSPPRMLDQSRIGEILTGDTAALKDGGPVHAMLIQNTNPAVVAPDSNRVLAGLSREDLFLVVHEQFMTETATFADIVLPATMFLEHDDLYQGGGHQYAMLGAKAVEAPGECWSNHDVISALGCRLGSSSDGFKKDAATLLDETLIASGRSDMTHMKKHPWQDCQPDFNKSHYLDGFAFDDGKFRFFVDWQEFLPKGYVDKEVLQCMPNMPDHWDVLETETPQMPFRLVTAPARQFLNSSFTETKTSRQLEGRPQVMIHPADAKKIGIADGSLCEIGNNRGRVVIHALHFEGLQPGVLIVESLWPNHSFVGGVGINSLTGADPVAPIGGVAFHDNAVWIKAYEQE; encoded by the coding sequence GTGACTAAAATTCGACATTCAGAAAAGTCTTTAGAGACAAATATCAATTTCAAAACAGTATGTCCCCACGACTGCCCTTCGGCATGTGGGCTTGAGGTGCAGATTAGCGATACAAAAGAGGTTTTAAGGGTAAGAGGTGCTATTGACCAAACATATACAGACGGGGTGATCTGCGCTAAAGTTTCCCGCTATAAAGAAAGACTTTATCATCCTGAAAGATTGACCACGCCTTTGCGTCGCATAGGGCGCAAGGGTGAAAACAAATTTGAAAAAATTAGCTGGGATGAAGCACTTGCCGAGATAGTATTCCGTTTTACCTCGATCGAGGCGACACATGGTGCAAAGTCGATATGGCTATATTATTTTGCCGGTACCATGGGTTTGTTGATGCGTGATGGGATCAACCGCCTTAGCCGTGCCAAGGGTTATTCGGGGATGCATGGAACAATCTGTGTGACACCGTCATGGACAGGCTTCAAAGCAGGAACAGGCCTTATTGCAGGCGTTGACCCACGGGAAATGGCTGAATCTGATTGTGTTGTTTTGTGGGGCACCAATCCGGTTAGTACGCAGGTTAATGTAATGCGACATGCGGTAAAAGCCCGCAAAACGCGTGGTGCAAAAATTGTCCATATTGATGTGTACCATAACGCAACGTCTCGACAAGCTGATATGGCGTTGATCATTCGGCCTGGAACCGATGCGGCTCTGGCCTGTGCTGTTATGCACATACTATTTCGGGATGGCCTTGCCGATCTTGATTATCTAGCCGAATATGCTGATCAACCAGAAGAATTTGCGGCACATTTGCAATCTAAAACACCTCAATGGGCTAGTGAAATCACCGGTCTTGATGTGTCCGAAATCGAAGCATTTGCCACGCTGGTTGGGTCAACGCCCCGTACCTATTTTCGACTTGGTTATGGTTTTGCACGGCAACGCAATGGCGCGGTCAATATGCATGCTGCCTTGTGCATAGCCACAGTGACTGGCGCTTGGCAACATAAAGGCGGGGGGGCGTTTCATAATAATACGAATATTTATGGCTGGAATAAGACTCTTATAGAGGGCTTGGACATGCCATCCCCGCCACGCATGCTTGACCAGTCACGAATTGGCGAAATACTTACCGGAGATACAGCCGCGTTAAAGGACGGGGGGCCGGTTCATGCCATGCTGATTCAGAACACCAATCCTGCGGTCGTTGCGCCAGATAGCAATCGGGTGTTAGCCGGACTTAGCAGGGAAGATCTGTTTCTGGTTGTCCATGAGCAATTTATGACTGAAACGGCAACTTTTGCAGATATTGTTTTGCCAGCAACAATGTTTCTTGAACATGACGATCTGTATCAAGGTGGTGGACATCAATATGCGATGCTTGGTGCCAAGGCCGTTGAAGCGCCAGGTGAATGTTGGTCCAATCATGATGTAATTTCAGCTCTGGGTTGCCGCCTTGGGTCTAGTTCGGATGGGTTTAAAAAAGACGCTGCGACATTGCTTGACGAAACGCTGATTGCCTCGGGTCGTTCTGACATGACACATATGAAAAAGCATCCCTGGCAAGATTGTCAGCCAGATTTCAATAAATCGCACTATCTTGACGGCTTTGCTTTTGATGATGGTAAATTCAGGTTTTTTGTTGACTGGCAAGAGTTTTTGCCAAAAGGCTATGTGGATAAGGAAGTTTTGCAATGCATGCCTAATATGCCAGATCATTGGGATGTCTTAGAGACTGAAACACCGCAAATGCCATTCCGTCTGGTCACCGCGCCAGCTAGGCAGTTTCTGAATTCGAGCTTTACGGAAACAAAAACATCGCGCCAGCTTGAAGGACGTCCGCAAGTTATGATCCATCCAGCAGATGCCAAAAAAATAGGTATAGCGGATGGATCGCTTTGCGAAATAGGCAATAATCGCGGCAGGGTTGTCATACATGCACTTCATTTTGAAGGTCTGCAACCTGGCGTGTTGATTGTTGAAAGCCTTTGGCCGAACCATAGTTTTGTTGGTGGAGTCGGAATCAATAGCCTGACTGGGGCTGACCCTGTTGCGCCCATCGGGGGCGTCGCCTTTCACGATAATGCTGTTTGGATCAAAGCTTATGAGCAAGAGTAA
- a CDS encoding tripartite tricarboxylate transporter permease — translation MDVFVAAYPALVDAWQMILQPSVIGYLLLGVVMGLAIGIFPGLGGIAGLSLMLPFMFGLDPIYGLALMIGLVAVVPTSDTFASVLMGIPGSSASQATVLDGFPMAKKGLAARALSAAFASSLFGGIIGACFLTVFILVARPIVLEFKSPELLMVSVFGLSMVGILAGRVALKGIVAAGLGMLVATIGEGPFNGELRMSSYETPYLMDGFKLVIVGLGIFAVPEIIALLRKDKAISERNSLGAGWFDGIRDWWVNKWLSVRCSLIGVIVGVIPGLGGSVVDWIAYGHTVQTTKDKSKFGSGDVRGVIGPESSNNAKEGGGLVPTLLFGIPGSGSMAIFIGALSLLGSGELEVGQVMLKNNLNYTYSIVWLLALANVFGTILCIALSGQIARITNIRFALIAPFVFMIISFAAFQSGQNLMDLVALFGIGLLGIMMRRFDWSRPAFLIGFVLANPVENYANNATQIAGIRFNQSLDAGLSYVASPIVITLAVITVISIIVGLRQAKNILAEGQVESGGKRAPMIFLLGLMCFVGFALINTASIPDYAWVDAVFPVFVSSITLIGGMVILVQMMLKPENDVVFADRERSGEDTDMAFKLWPTLGWFAALLVMTSLLGYIIALGIFLLTFFRLRARLDWFRVFGFAGAGVFFMCFMASLLNRDFPPGLLQHLVNLPWPLR, via the coding sequence ATGGACGTTTTTGTAGCTGCATATCCTGCCTTAGTTGACGCATGGCAAATGATACTCCAGCCATCAGTCATCGGGTATTTGTTGCTTGGCGTTGTGATGGGGCTGGCCATTGGCATTTTCCCCGGTCTGGGCGGCATTGCTGGCCTGTCTCTGATGCTTCCTTTCATGTTTGGCCTGGATCCCATTTATGGTCTGGCATTGATGATTGGTCTAGTTGCCGTTGTTCCGACATCAGACACTTTTGCCTCGGTTCTGATGGGTATTCCGGGTTCATCGGCTAGTCAGGCAACTGTGCTTGATGGATTTCCGATGGCCAAAAAGGGGCTTGCCGCGCGGGCATTATCTGCGGCTTTTGCCTCTTCTTTATTTGGCGGCATTATCGGTGCCTGTTTCCTGACAGTCTTTATTCTGGTTGCACGACCAATTGTACTGGAATTTAAATCTCCTGAATTACTTATGGTATCTGTCTTTGGTCTGTCGATGGTTGGTATTTTGGCTGGCCGTGTGGCGCTAAAAGGTATTGTGGCAGCTGGTCTTGGTATGCTGGTTGCGACGATTGGCGAGGGACCTTTCAATGGTGAATTGCGGATGTCGAGCTATGAGACACCCTATCTCATGGATGGCTTCAAGCTGGTGATTGTTGGCCTTGGCATTTTCGCCGTTCCGGAAATCATCGCCTTGTTGCGCAAGGACAAAGCCATCTCGGAGCGCAACAGCCTTGGCGCAGGGTGGTTTGACGGCATAAGGGACTGGTGGGTTAACAAATGGCTATCGGTTCGCTGTTCACTGATTGGTGTCATTGTCGGGGTAATCCCCGGTCTTGGCGGTTCTGTGGTTGACTGGATTGCTTACGGCCATACGGTGCAGACAACCAAAGACAAGTCAAAATTTGGGTCTGGTGATGTGCGCGGCGTCATAGGGCCGGAAAGTTCCAATAATGCCAAAGAAGGTGGTGGTCTTGTGCCAACATTGCTGTTTGGTATTCCGGGTTCCGGATCAATGGCAATCTTCATTGGCGCTCTGTCTTTGCTGGGTTCTGGCGAGCTTGAAGTTGGTCAGGTGATGTTGAAGAATAACCTGAATTATACCTATTCGATTGTCTGGCTTTTGGCACTTGCGAATGTTTTTGGCACTATTTTATGTATCGCGCTGTCGGGTCAGATTGCCCGTATCACAAATATTCGTTTTGCCCTGATCGCGCCATTTGTTTTTATGATTATTTCTTTTGCCGCCTTCCAGTCAGGTCAGAATCTGATGGATTTGGTGGCCTTATTCGGTATTGGCCTTCTGGGTATTATGATGCGGCGGTTTGACTGGTCTCGGCCAGCCTTTCTCATCGGTTTTGTATTGGCTAATCCTGTTGAAAACTATGCCAATAATGCAACACAGATTGCTGGTATCCGTTTTAATCAGAGTCTGGATGCAGGCCTGTCCTATGTAGCCAGTCCTATTGTCATTACCTTGGCTGTTATCACTGTTATTTCGATTATTGTTGGCCTGCGCCAGGCGAAAAATATTCTGGCCGAAGGGCAGGTGGAATCAGGTGGCAAACGTGCCCCGATGATCTTTTTGCTTGGTCTGATGTGCTTTGTGGGTTTTGCCCTGATCAATACAGCCAGTATTCCTGACTATGCCTGGGTTGATGCGGTGTTCCCTGTTTTCGTCTCTTCGATTACATTAATTGGCGGTATGGTCATTCTGGTTCAGATGATGCTTAAGCCTGAAAATGATGTTGTATTTGCTGATCGTGAGCGCAGCGGCGAAGACACTGATATGGCATTCAAGCTGTGGCCTACTTTGGGCTGGTTTGCCGCCTTGCTTGTGATGACCTCATTGCTTGGATACATTATTGCACTTGGTATATTTTTGCTGACATTCTTCCGTCTTCGGGCGCGTCTTGACTGGTTTCGCGTTTTTGGATTTGCCGGTGCTGGCGTATTTTTCATGTGTTTTATGGCATCCTTGCTAAACCGTGATTTTCCACCTGGTTTGCTGCAACATCTTGTCAATTTGCCCTGGCCTCTGAGATAA
- a CDS encoding response regulator transcription factor, with amino-acid sequence MMRILIIEDNETLATALSHRLKDNGHAVNMTHDGETGLAFLKQEDFDLAILDINLPLRDGLDLLCQARRDNVTTPVLILTARDTTQERIIGLDTGADDYLVKPFEMDELDARVRALLRRQRNNNQHEQIGKLVFDRRGHSVSFEGKDLGLPRREISIFECLFDRSGRFVSKANLLDYVYGIGADVNESVIEVYVSRLRKRLTIYGVEIKVARGLGYLMQVTE; translated from the coding sequence ATGATGAGAATATTAATCATCGAGGACAATGAGACACTGGCTACAGCCCTGTCACACCGGCTCAAGGATAATGGGCATGCTGTCAACATGACGCATGACGGGGAAACGGGACTGGCCTTTCTGAAACAGGAAGATTTCGATCTTGCGATACTCGATATCAACCTGCCATTACGCGACGGCCTCGACCTACTTTGCCAAGCCCGACGCGATAATGTTACAACACCAGTTTTAATTCTAACCGCACGTGACACGACCCAAGAGCGCATAATCGGCCTTGATACTGGTGCGGACGATTATCTTGTCAAGCCGTTTGAGATGGACGAACTTGACGCCCGCGTTCGAGCATTGCTACGACGCCAGCGTAATAACAACCAACATGAACAAATTGGCAAACTGGTATTTGACCGGCGTGGCCATTCGGTTAGCTTCGAGGGCAAAGACCTTGGCTTGCCTCGACGCGAAATTAGCATTTTTGAATGTTTGTTTGACCGTTCCGGTCGATTTGTTTCAAAGGCAAATCTGCTGGATTACGTCTATGGTATAGGGGCAGATGTGAATGAGAGTGTCATCGAGGTTTATGTATCACGACTACGCAAACGGCTGACCATATATGGTGTCGAAATCAAGGTTGCTCGTGGCCTTGGCTATCTGATGCAGGTCACCGAATGA
- a CDS encoding SH3-like domain-containing protein codes for MSKSKDITPHNVDADGNLAHDLGGFADRLTMFGIDRTIKIEDSPMKPYEERADAIMMLLSSPKLGIMNIHAMRRASEQFVHKEYLELSYYDRWLKGMASLCIEKGLFSQKEWDARIETLQIGAEKMLAQNVKTSVDKDE; via the coding sequence ATGAGCAAGAGTAAAGATATTACCCCACATAATGTCGATGCAGACGGGAATCTGGCGCATGACCTTGGTGGTTTCGCCGATAGGCTAACCATGTTTGGAATCGACAGGACAATTAAGATCGAAGATTCCCCTATGAAACCTTATGAAGAGCGCGCTGATGCGATAATGATGCTGCTGAGTAGCCCGAAATTAGGGATTATGAATATCCATGCTATGCGCCGCGCAAGTGAGCAGTTTGTGCATAAAGAGTATCTTGAACTTTCCTATTATGACCGCTGGCTAAAGGGTATGGCCAGTCTGTGTATCGAAAAGGGACTTTTTTCTCAGAAGGAATGGGATGCTAGGATTGAGACTTTGCAGATTGGGGCCGAAAAAATGCTTGCCCAGAATGTGAAGACATCTGTCGATAAGGACGAATAG
- a CDS encoding sensor histidine kinase — protein MKLFANSLRLRLMVLILLPLLFVASLALSWQYRESTLSAEAVFDRNLTVLALAISRDVVISGGDTLSPATTALFAEASGAPFKSHVRGPDGSFVSGYSPPPVAPAGMNVKVNEPVMFESVYRDRKMRVAQLKERATIDQISGFVVVTVWQDLEQRRAFAQELAFQGALLAAILIVTVCFVVFFGVGLGLRPLLALEHAITKRSSQDLSPIRRRVPNEVKGVVMRINELFEKVTANQEQKDRFISNAAHQLRNPLASILALAEVATDAKTIADARHRSGELLTASRQAVRLSEQLLSYERLRGAALAVGSSDVNHLVDKALSHYAEMNPKRVTSGNVEFAFNPGKDIPAIQLDSILMGQAIENIIDNALRHGGAEISKISISTSYTNKEVHIKIGNDGKLIPKKQQNLIFERFAQAEPNSGAGLGLAIVHEICVLHDGKVTLTSRAGWTSFELSLPHS, from the coding sequence ATGAAGTTGTTTGCAAATTCACTGCGGTTGCGATTGATGGTGCTGATTTTGTTGCCTTTGCTATTTGTGGCGAGTTTGGCGCTTAGCTGGCAATATCGTGAGTCAACGCTTTCTGCAGAAGCCGTTTTTGACCGTAACCTGACCGTACTTGCGCTTGCCATCTCTCGTGATGTGGTTATTTCTGGCGGCGATACACTATCGCCAGCGACAACAGCCCTCTTTGCCGAGGCAAGTGGCGCCCCTTTTAAATCGCATGTTCGTGGGCCTGATGGCAGCTTTGTTTCCGGATATTCCCCGCCGCCAGTCGCACCAGCTGGCATGAACGTCAAGGTCAACGAACCGGTGATGTTTGAAAGCGTCTATAGAGACCGCAAGATGCGTGTTGCACAGCTAAAGGAACGCGCCACCATTGACCAGATATCCGGGTTTGTCGTGGTGACCGTATGGCAAGATCTGGAACAGCGTCGCGCCTTTGCGCAGGAGCTTGCTTTCCAGGGCGCTTTGCTGGCCGCAATTCTGATTGTCACGGTCTGTTTTGTGGTTTTCTTTGGCGTGGGTCTTGGCCTTCGCCCCCTACTGGCGCTGGAACATGCAATTACCAAACGATCATCACAGGATTTGAGTCCGATCCGACGTCGTGTCCCGAACGAGGTAAAAGGCGTGGTGATGCGGATCAATGAACTTTTTGAAAAAGTCACTGCTAATCAGGAACAAAAGGATCGTTTTATCTCTAATGCGGCGCATCAGCTACGTAACCCGTTGGCCAGCATCCTTGCACTGGCAGAAGTCGCAACAGATGCCAAGACGATAGCCGATGCAAGGCACCGGTCAGGCGAACTTTTGACAGCATCGCGGCAAGCCGTGCGGTTATCGGAACAGTTACTGTCTTACGAACGTTTGCGTGGGGCGGCGTTGGCGGTAGGCTCGTCAGATGTTAATCATCTTGTTGACAAAGCCCTCAGTCACTATGCCGAGATGAATCCAAAACGTGTCACAAGTGGCAATGTGGAGTTTGCATTTAACCCCGGCAAGGACATACCTGCCATTCAGCTGGACAGTATTTTGATGGGGCAGGCGATTGAAAATATTATTGATAATGCGTTGCGCCACGGTGGCGCCGAGATCAGTAAAATTTCGATATCAACCTCGTACACAAACAAAGAAGTCCATATTAAAATTGGCAATGACGGCAAGCTGATACCAAAAAAACAACAAAACCTCATTTTTGAGAGATTTGCGCAGGCCGAGCCAAATTCAGGCGCAGGCCTTGGTCTGGCTATTGTGCATGAAATCTGTGTGCTTCATGATGGCAAAGTCACCCTGACCAGCCGCGCGGGCTGGACAAGTTTTGAACTAAGCCTGCCACATAGCTAG